In the genome of Streptomyces sp. Q6, the window GCTTCCTCGGGTAGCATCTTTGTGCAAGAGCCCCTTGCGCTATTGCGCCAGGGGCTTCGTCTATTCCGGGGCACCCCAAGGCTTACGAAGGCTCGCCGCACAGCCGCGGCTACGGCCCCTGACCTTGGACATGCCCCGCCCGGAAGGGGTGTACGCCTGTGCCCGCACTTGTGCTGCTCGGTGCTCAGTGGGGTGACGAAGGCAAGGGAAAGGCCACCGACCTGCTCGGTGGATCCGTGGACTATGTGGTGCGCTACCAGGGCGGCAACAACGCCGGTCACACGGTCGTCGTAGGCGACCAGAAGTACGCGCTGCATCTCCTCCCTTCCGGAATCCTCTCCCCGGAGTGCACGCCAGTCATCGGCAACGGAGTCGTCGTCGACCCGTCGGTCCTGCTCTCCGAGCTGAGCGGTCTGAACGAGCGCGGCGTCGACACGTCCAAGCTCCTGCTCAGCGGTAACGCGCACATCATCACGCCGTACAACGTGACCGTCGACAAGGTCACCGAGCGCTTCCTCGGCAAGCGCAAGATCGGCACCACGGGCCGCGGTATCGGCCCGACCTACGCGGACAAGATCAACCGGGTCGGCATCCGCGTCCAGGACCTCTACGACGAGTCGATCCTCACCCAAAAGGTCGAGGCGGCTCTCGAGGTCAAGAACCAGCTCCTGACCAAGCTCTACAACCGCCGCGCCATCGAGGCGCAGCAGGTCGTCGAGGAGCTGCTCGGCTACGCGGACCAGATCAAGGGCTACGTCGCCGACACCACCCTGATCCTGAACAACGCGCTGGACGAGGACAAGGTCGTCCTCTTCGAGGGCGGCCAGGGCACGCTCCTCGACATCGACCACGGCACGTACCCCTTCGTGACGTCGTCGAACCCGACCGCGGGCGGCGCCTGCACGGGTACGGGTGTCGGCCCGACGAAGATCAGCCGCGTCATCGGCATCCTGAAGGCGTACACGACCCGTGTCGGCGCGGGCCCGTTCCCGACGGAGCTCTTCGACGAGGACGGCGAGGCGCTGCGCCGCATCGGTGG includes:
- a CDS encoding adenylosuccinate synthase: MPALVLLGAQWGDEGKGKATDLLGGSVDYVVRYQGGNNAGHTVVVGDQKYALHLLPSGILSPECTPVIGNGVVVDPSVLLSELSGLNERGVDTSKLLLSGNAHIITPYNVTVDKVTERFLGKRKIGTTGRGIGPTYADKINRVGIRVQDLYDESILTQKVEAALEVKNQLLTKLYNRRAIEAQQVVEELLGYADQIKGYVADTTLILNNALDEDKVVLFEGGQGTLLDIDHGTYPFVTSSNPTAGGACTGTGVGPTKISRVIGILKAYTTRVGAGPFPTELFDEDGEALRRIGGERGVTTGRDRRCGWFDAVIARYATRVNGLTDFFLTKLDVLTGWEQIPVCVAYEIDGKRVEELPYSQSDFHHAKPIYETLPGWSEDITKAKTFDDLPKNAQAYVKALEEMSGAPISAIGVGPGRTETIEINSFL